The Verrucomicrobium spinosum DSM 4136 = JCM 18804 DNA segment CAGTAGCCTGAATCCAGCGTTCCCGCTGTGCATACCGTATCAACTGCAACCGTCGACCACTCCGGAGCATCGTTGGCTAGCGGGGCATGCTGATCGGTGCTTTCGAGGGAAGCCTACTGAGGCGGCGTGGCAGTGGGCGGGGCGTGAAGTCTGGTTGGGCGGCAAGATGTCCGCCACCCCCAAGCAGTACGACGTCAGCAACACTCCCTGGACAAAGGAGTGGCAAGAGTTGCCCCTGCGTTCTGACGTGCGTGTCGGGGCATACATGAAATCCTCTCGAACGGGGGTCACTGAGGGCGCGCTCAACATCCTCCGGTGGATGCCTGAGAATTGGCCGGGGAATGCGCTCTACTCCATCACGTCAGACAAGAAGGCCCGGGAGATTGTCGACCGCCGAATGTTGACCACGATGTCGGCGGGGGTGCTGTCGGCAGACCCGAAGGACACGGGCCTCTCTCGGATCTCACTCGACTCCATGGACATGGTCTTCAGCGGCTCGGGCTCCGCAGATCCATTTCAGGAAATTTGGTATCGCCTCATCATCCTAGATGAGATCGAGAACCACGTAAAAAATCAGGAAACAACTACCTACAAGCGAGCACGGTCCCGGCAAACGGACGTGCCTGACGGGCTGGTGCTGGCCATTGCCAAGCCTGAGTTGGCGGGCGGAATCATCGATGAGATATTCATCTCGGGGACTCAGAAGAAATTCCTGATCCCTTGCCCTCGATGTGAGCGATTGATCGAATTGCGGACTGATCACCTGGTTGTCGAGGGGTGCTATGAAGGAGGTGAATGGGATCTCGCCCGGGTGGTGACGGAAACTTACTATCAATGCCAGCTCTGCCACGGAAGGATTGAAGAGAAGGAAAAGCGCTCGATGGTCAATAGTGACCTTGCGCGACAGGTGCCCACGCCTCCCAGTGAGCGGCGGCGTTCGCCTTCGGGGAAGTATGTGCCTCCTGAGCCCGGGGTGGAAAGCTATCACATCAGCGACCTGTACTCGCTGCATGAGCGCGTGAGTTGGGGTGAGCTGAAACAAATGCACCTGCTCGCCCATGTGATCAATCCCACCCAAGAGGCGAAGAAATATTTCCGAATCAACCACGAGGGATGGCCTTGGGAAGATGAAGTGTATTCGGTCACGGCGGAGTCGGTCAAAGCGCTGAAGGCTGGCAGGGTGGAAGACGTGAAGGTCTCGAATGCGGACGGCACGGAAACCATTATTAAGACGACGCTGGCCCCCCTCTGCCTGCTCACTGATCACAATGGCGATCCGCGAAACCCTGTCTTCTATATGGCCTATAAGGACGGGAAGCCTCAGGGCCGATTGCCGTTCAAGCCTGTTTGGATCACCATGACTGCTGACAAGCAGTTCAGTTATTTGAAATATACTGTCTTTGGCTGGTTGCCTGATGGGCAAGCCTTCTGGATCGACCGTGGCACCGTGCAGGATGAGGATCAGCTTGACGCGACATTGCGGCTCCGTCCCTACTTTATCGAGGGCGAGGAAGAGCCGATGTTCATCACGGCGGGGCTTATCGACTCGGGACATAGGCCTCATGAGGTCTATCGTTTTTGCTTGAAGATGATAAACCTTCACGGGTGGATGATCCTCCCTGCGAGGGGTGAGGGCGAGCACGAAGGGTATAAAGGTAAAACGTGGCGGCTCGTGAAAGACTATGTGGACGGCACTCCCATCATGGTCAGATACTTTTTCGACCATGGCATCAAGAATGAGTTCTATCTCAGTCACGTGCAAAAGAGGGCTGAGCCTCGGCTCTGGTTGCCTCATGACCTTCCTGAGACCTCAATCGCGGAGCTGACGGCTGAACGATACTCAGAGGAAGAAAAGAAGTGGATTCACGAAAAATCAAAATACGGGCCTAACGATGAGGGTGACGGCTGCAAGATGCAGTACGTCCTATTTCATGAGAACCGAGACGCGTTACGGGCGCTCGGTCGATAGCCGTCTTGACAGCCTTATACCCGTAGATGTCCGAATCGAAAGATGCTCAGACGGCACTCTTGCAGGCCCTGCATGATCAAGGGGTTGCGGGCAACTTGGTGTGTCGCTTCCGGGGTTACGGTGTGCTCGTGCTGTGCCTCCCGGAGTACGGCAATGCAGAGCAGTTGCTTTTGGAGCCTACGCCTCCTGTGTCGGTGAATGAAGGCTCTGGGCCATAAGTGCGAATACCCTTAGCTCGTTGTGCCGCGTGGGACATTGACACGCATTTCCCAGCGTGTCCGCCCTGCAAGCAAACCCTGAGTTGTTAATCAGTTCCCTCCTGCGTCATGCAGGGACGTTGCCAGACGGCAAGGGGTGGCTAGTCACCACTCAAAACACGGCTCGAACCGCCTGGATGAGTGGGGATGAGTACGCGACTCAAGTCTCAGATCAGGGGAGCAACACGAGCTGGATGCGGGAAATCGCCGCTCACGTGCTCGACCAGCTCTGCGAGTCAGCCATTCAAAGGCTGGAACTCACTGAGGAAACGGGTGGATCAAAGCCGCCTGTTGGAAATCTGAGCTACGCGGATTTCAGCGGCGGGCCTTGCACCATGGGATAATCTATGAGCAGACGCAAAAGGTACTCTCATCAGCAAAACAATGGCGCGCACGTGCGCGCCATTTCCGCTCCAGACCTGACGCTCTCTGCCATGCAGGGTTCGTTTCAGGGTGCCGAATTTTCCCGGGATCGAGGGTA contains these protein-coding regions:
- a CDS encoding terminase gpA endonuclease subunit; the encoded protein is MSATPKQYDVSNTPWTKEWQELPLRSDVRVGAYMKSSRTGVTEGALNILRWMPENWPGNALYSITSDKKAREIVDRRMLTTMSAGVLSADPKDTGLSRISLDSMDMVFSGSGSADPFQEIWYRLIILDEIENHVKNQETTTYKRARSRQTDVPDGLVLAIAKPELAGGIIDEIFISGTQKKFLIPCPRCERLIELRTDHLVVEGCYEGGEWDLARVVTETYYQCQLCHGRIEEKEKRSMVNSDLARQVPTPPSERRRSPSGKYVPPEPGVESYHISDLYSLHERVSWGELKQMHLLAHVINPTQEAKKYFRINHEGWPWEDEVYSVTAESVKALKAGRVEDVKVSNADGTETIIKTTLAPLCLLTDHNGDPRNPVFYMAYKDGKPQGRLPFKPVWITMTADKQFSYLKYTVFGWLPDGQAFWIDRGTVQDEDQLDATLRLRPYFIEGEEEPMFITAGLIDSGHRPHEVYRFCLKMINLHGWMILPARGEGEHEGYKGKTWRLVKDYVDGTPIMVRYFFDHGIKNEFYLSHVQKRAEPRLWLPHDLPETSIAELTAERYSEEEKKWIHEKSKYGPNDEGDGCKMQYVLFHENRDALRALGR